Below is a window of Humulus lupulus chromosome 2, drHumLupu1.1, whole genome shotgun sequence DNA.
gcttcccaatactccaaaaccctcaaaatccaaagctcaaaccaaccaaaaactcaacaattaacaaagtccaattctaagcttagaaactttaaaaacttcaaacttcaaacttagattaccttcgattgggttgtttctcataaAATCCTTTggctaagaagcttctaatccttcctaggatcgctatgcctcgaccctcgcttgattctgactcccaGAACTCAAGATTCCCTCAAagaggctcaaacggtaaaatggactgttttgagagagaacgagaagtttctaacgtacgttcttatctgtcaagccacttcaagcttaagtaacctcaaataaaacctagtgctcggggtcccgaaaacacccccggtgacactatagtcaaaacttctagaatttcaccctgatctcaaatattcccaatctatcaccaaataaacatttctattaccccaaaattgacctcgttatgacgaaaccgctaatccattatatatgaccgtctcatgccgaatagctcgaatatatctccataataatgaaatctcacttacaaattacaatatgcacccaattttcaaatatgccttcaacaggccaaattaccaaaatgcccttatcattaacatatgagcccatatgcatgcattcaccatcatataataatataattcacatcaacatgcatataatcattaaatactataataaatcaattatggccctcccggcctcctaatcaaggtcctaaaccttattaggaaatttggggcattacaaatgtcATCCACAAAACAGAGATGATTCATCTTTAGTATTACACATCTATCATAAAATTTATATCTAGGCATAGAACCCACTTTGAGCATAATGCGAGACAAATATTCCATACCTAGTACAAAAAGTAATGGCGACATTTGATCACCTTGTCGTAATCCTCGTTTAGATGCAAAGAATCCATGTAATGATCCATTAATCATCAGAGAAAACCTTGGTGTTCTAACACATCACATAATGATATTGATAAACTTCTGACGAAAGTTGAAGGCATTTAGCATCTCTTCAATAAAGTCCCACTCAATGGTATCATAAGCTTTCCTTAAATCCAACTTTATCATACAACTCGGCTTGCAGTTTTTCCTACCGTAATGTCTCACTAAATCTTGGCATATCATAATATTATGTGCTATATATCTCCCATGAACAAATCCCCCTTGATTTTCCGCAATCAAATCAGGTAGTACCTCTCTAAGCCGTGAGCAAATCATCTTGGAGGCTACTTTATATAGTACATTACAACAAGCAATGGGTCTAAAATCGCTTACAGTATCAGGACATACAGATTTAGGGATAAGAGTGATAAAGGTAGCATTGATCTCCTTAAGAAGTTTACCCGAAGAGAGAAAAGATAAAACTGCAGCACTGACCTCCGAGCCAACTAATTGCAAATTATCCTGATAGAAAGAACTATTGAATCCATCTGGACCAGGAGCTTTCATCCCTGGAATGGATGGCTGCCTTAACTTCCTGTGCTGAGAACTCAGTGGACAAGATACTATTATGCACTTCAGTAATAACAAGACCTAAATTCACGATGACCTGCATTACCTTCCTCCTCTGTTGCATATTAGACCCTAATAACCTTTGATAAAAGCCAAGAAAAGCATCCCTTACACCCTCTGGAGTATCTACCCAACTACCAGTTTCAGTTTTGATGGACAAAATTCTATTCTGTATTCTTCTCGCTTTCAAGGAGGCATGGAAAACTTGAGTGTTTTCATCCCCATTAAGTACCCATGTTGATTTAGCTTTTTGAGCCAAAAAAGAGATGTATGctttatgaagatgagaaaaaCGTTCACTATCTAACTACTCTTGCTTCAGTAAACCAGAGTTAAGAGGATCATTAAGCAACGCTCCCTGTGTCTCCAACAACTGAACCTTAAGCTTGCATTTCTGCCTTTTGTAAGTCCTGATATCCTTCTCTGTTAATCTCTAAAAGGACCTGTTTTAACCTCTTCAATTTTGTAACCACCTTAAACATAACAGTTCCATAAACAGGAACCCTCCAAGAAGTACTAACTCGGTCCTTATATGAAGTAGCCTCCTTCCACATACGAAAATAACGAAATGGTTTCTTCCCCAAATCTGTCTCAACATAAAAGGAAATAATAATAGGACTGTGATAACAAATACCTTCAGGAAGGAAATTTGCTTCAGACTCTTGAAATACATCAGTCCACTTCGAGTTAACCATTGCACGATCAATCTTTGAATAAACTCGTTCATCATTCTGCTGCTTGTTATTCCAAGTAAAATAACATCCTAAAAATTTTAGATCCTCCTGCTGACAAGAAATCATACAATCTCGGCATGCTGTGTCTGCCATTTTCCTGACTTTTTTGCCTATTCTCTCGTGTTTATATAGAATCTCATTATAATCTCCTACCACCATCCATGGATCATCAATTTGCAAATCCAACCTTTGAATATCTTGCCACAGCCTTCCCCTTGCTCTTTCATCATTAAAGCCATAGACAAAGGTGATGAAAAATCGACCTTCCCTATTTGGGTTTTGATCCAAACAATGTATTAACTGATTTGTACATTCTCTAATATCAATAGAGTACATGTTTGGATTCCAAGCAACAATTATTCTTCCTTTATCTACCCAAGGATTGTTATTGGTAAAACACCAACCAGAAAATAAACTCGAATACAATACCCCCATGCTTTTATTCTTTACTTTTGTTTCAAGAAGACTAACCAGCCCCATTCGCTTTGAGCTGATCAATTGCTTGATTTCGTAATGCTTGTGCTGACTGATAATCCCTCGAACATTCCAACATAGTATTTTATCCATTACAAATAGAGGGATCTCCCCCCCTCCAGTATTTGGCCTCTGTACCTCCTTTATTACAATTTCCTCAGCCAATGTACGGTACTGATTTGTCACTAGAATAGGACTTGACTTATGCTCCTGCCTTTTAGCACCCTTACTCACTTCCTGAAAACCATCTTCATCAACATTATTCTGCACCGAAACCTCTTTCCTAGTCTGCTTTGGCACCCATTCTTGTTTTACTGGTTGTTTCTTCCTACATAGTTGAGTTTCATGATCAAAACCAGAACAGTGGTGACAAACAATCGGAAGCCATTCATACTCAACTTGGAGCCCAATCTCTTGATCAAATTCATTCAAGAACCCAATGCTAGTTGGAAACTCCTGATCCAAACTAACCTCAATGAGAATTCTAGGATAGCTTAACATATCCCTCCATTTGGTGATATTATCAACTTGAAGTGGCCTTCCTATCTGCCCTACTATCTTAAAAAGAGAGCGTTCACCCCAATATTTGATATCCAAACCTCCCAATTGAATCCAAGTAGGTACTAATGTAATAGCCTCTTTATAAAAATCATCAACAGAGTTCCATGGCTTCATAACCATCGACTTTTTCCCAAAAAATAGATAACCTCCATCAAGAATCCTATCACGAAATTCTAGAGTGTGAAACCTGATAATGAATATTCCATGAGAAAGAACTCCTACCTTATCCACATTCTCTTTCCATAGACGCCTCACAAAGCCATCCATAACACTCATTGGTGGCTTCGATCCAAGTACATAGCACACAATTGAAGGTTGCCAGTAGTTG
It encodes the following:
- the LOC133815631 gene encoding uncharacterized protein LOC133815631, producing MAKGARNVGRPKAKGKAKKSSPSSSDKIIKTRLMDAILGVLELEVTEDMEMGTDQLGRALESGERYSSLILRPLCFDMSTGDSTVRLENPLTKEKKFGIKIEFEDITEEINYWQPSIVCYVLGSKPPMSVMDGFVRRLWKENVDKVGVLSHGIFIIRFHTLEFRDRILDGGYLFFGKKSMVMKPWNSVDDFYKEAITLVPTWIQLGGLDIKYWGERSLFKIVGQIGRPLQVDNITKWRDMLSYPRILIEVSLDQEFPTSIGFLNEFDQEIGLQVEYEWLPIVCHHCSGFDHETQLCRKKQPVKQEWVPKQTRKEVSVQNNVDEDGFQEVSKGAKRQEHKSSPILVTNQYRTLAEEIVIKEVQRPNTGGGEIPLFVMDKILCWNVRGIISQHKHYEIKQLISSKRMGLVSLLETKVKNKSMGVLYSSLFSGWCFTNNNPWVDKGRIIVAWNPNMYSIDIRECTNQLIHCLDQNPNREGRFFITFVYGFNDERARGRLWQDIQRLDLQIDDPWMVVGDYNEILYKHERIGKKVRKMADTACRDCMISCQQEDLKFLGCYFTWNNKQQNDERVYSKIDRAMVNSKWTDVFQESEANFLPEDLGKKPFRYFRMWKEATSYKDRVSTSWRVPVYGTVMFKVVTKLKRLKQLDSERFSHLHKAYISFLAQKAKSTWVLNGDENTQVFHASLKARRIQNRILSIKTETGSWVDTPEGVRDAFLGFYQRKLRQPSIPGMKAPGPDGFNSSFYQDNLQLVGSEVSAAVLSFLSSGKLLKEINATFITLIPKSVCPDTVSDFRPIACCNVLYKVASKMICSRLREVLPDLIAENQGGFVHGRYIAHNIMICQDLVRHYGRKNCKPSCMIKLDLRKAYDTIEWDFIEEMLNAFNFRQKFINIIM